In one Merismopedia glauca CCAP 1448/3 genomic region, the following are encoded:
- a CDS encoding type III-B CRISPR module-associated Cmr3 family protein → MGLLYGSAGGFLSPENLVGRSNASFPPSSATLSGIFAAHYGDRSEELLNLQLAGAFWAKIGKEQEFYVPTPFNSLFNDGKIGSDLITWQCDRWHYSTNSSKAEEGTWLSISEWDKLQTPDGEKPTVSKPPWEFVPHLHPRLEDDERRVKRLDENGTNNDGTLFLENAVQLKPDACLIYLSNIELPSAWYRFGGEGHLVEIESLKLDNPAKKWLETPLPRSFAIVTPAVWGSNRLSYREPMVKKGEQWYSVWFPNYKEYEKPILTQRPKPTRYRLGKQENHDPQQPKLLSRGRYAVPAGTIYVLDEPLNNTWQSWDDSWFPKEGHYYFKRWGYGLALPLGNAITPESKSKSVLENNIQE, encoded by the coding sequence TTGGGGTTATTGTATGGCAGTGCAGGAGGATTTCTCTCACCAGAAAATTTAGTCGGGCGTTCTAATGCTAGTTTTCCGCCTAGTTCGGCGACTTTATCGGGTATATTTGCCGCTCATTATGGCGATCGCTCCGAGGAATTATTAAATCTTCAGTTAGCTGGTGCTTTTTGGGCAAAAATCGGCAAAGAACAAGAATTTTACGTGCCTACTCCCTTTAACTCTCTGTTTAATGATGGCAAAATAGGCAGCGATCTAATTACTTGGCAATGCGACAGATGGCATTATTCAACTAATAGTAGCAAAGCAGAAGAGGGAACTTGGCTATCTATTTCTGAATGGGATAAATTACAAACACCAGATGGAGAAAAACCCACAGTAAGTAAACCCCCTTGGGAATTTGTTCCACACTTACATCCTCGTTTGGAAGATGACGAACGGCGAGTTAAAAGATTAGATGAAAATGGTACGAATAATGACGGTACTTTATTTCTAGAAAATGCCGTACAACTTAAACCAGATGCTTGTTTAATTTATCTATCTAATATTGAATTACCTTCTGCTTGGTATCGGTTTGGAGGAGAAGGACATTTAGTAGAAATCGAAAGTTTAAAGTTAGACAATCCTGCTAAAAAATGGTTAGAAACACCTCTACCCCGTAGCTTTGCGATCGTTACTCCTGCTGTTTGGGGTTCTAATCGCCTATCTTATCGCGAACCAATGGTTAAAAAAGGAGAACAATGGTATTCAGTCTGGTTTCCCAACTACAAAGAATACGAAAAACCGATTCTTACCCAACGTCCTAAACCAACTCGCTATCGTTTAGGCAAACAAGAAAACCACGATCCCCAACAGCCTAAATTATTATCTCGCGGTAGGTATGCCGTTCCTGCGGGTACGATTTACGTGCTGGATGAACCTTTAAATAATACCTGGCAAAGTTGGGATGATAGTTGGTTTCCCAAGGAAGGACATTATTATTTTAAACGCTGGGGTTATGGTTTGGCTTTACCTTTAGGAAATGCGATCACACCTGAGTCTAAAAGCAAATCTGTGTTAGAAAATAATATTCAGGAATAA
- a CDS encoding RAMP superfamily CRISPR-associated protein — MYHKAHGIIETLAPLHVGASAGEETGNLNLIFRDQFTQTGIIPGSSIRGRLRADMRETKPDRVGFWYGKEAKENQPNSTSEGIIKFEYASLLWLPVFCPDRPVVRVTCPALLERYQRLRGRQPHNFKPYSYWGEIDSKLLFFNLGFLPLKEKRQELFDEFMPSSVTNRDRYLLLVVDDKEMPMIHDMGLYRQSRVQLEDHRKQSKDKGFFNVEALPEGTVLVFPIAMRNKFDNKPVDWQEYLKEQEIEKEKELYFGGLESVGFGRTQVTLASGDQNNDGGN; from the coding sequence ATGTACCATAAAGCACACGGCATTATTGAAACTCTTGCTCCCCTCCATGTTGGTGCGAGTGCGGGAGAAGAAACGGGAAATCTCAATTTAATTTTTAGAGATCAATTCACTCAAACAGGAATTATCCCTGGTAGTTCCATTAGGGGTAGGTTGCGGGCAGATATGCGAGAAACTAAACCCGATCGAGTTGGTTTTTGGTATGGTAAAGAAGCAAAAGAAAATCAACCTAATAGTACCAGTGAAGGCATCATTAAATTTGAATATGCTTCTCTGCTTTGGCTACCCGTATTTTGTCCAGATCGTCCTGTAGTTAGGGTAACTTGTCCTGCTTTATTAGAACGCTATCAAAGATTGAGAGGAAGACAACCCCATAATTTTAAACCCTACAGCTATTGGGGAGAGATAGACAGTAAATTGTTGTTTTTTAATTTAGGTTTTTTACCTCTCAAAGAAAAAAGACAAGAATTATTTGATGAATTTATGCCCTCATCTGTAACTAACCGCGATCGCTATTTACTGTTAGTAGTAGATGATAAAGAAATGCCCATGATTCACGATATGGGATTGTATCGTCAAAGTCGGGTGCAATTAGAAGACCATCGCAAACAGTCTAAAGATAAAGGATTTTTCAATGTCGAAGCTTTACCAGAAGGAACTGTTTTAGTTTTTCCTATCGCTATGCGTAACAAATTTGATAATAAACCTGTAGACTGGCAAGAATATTTAAAAGAACAAGAAATTGAAAAGGAGAAAGAATTATATTTTGGCGGTTTAGAATCGGTGGGATTTGGCAGAACTCAAGTTACTTTAGCATCGGGAGATCAAAATAATGATGGCGGAAACTAA
- a CDS encoding type II toxin-antitoxin system VapC family toxin: protein MYLLDTNHCSYIINNNSNVIAALRSRSGNEIGISIVTYSDRKKILLQEV from the coding sequence ATGTATCTTTTGGATACGAATCACTGTAGTTATATTATTAATAACAACTCTAATGTTATAGCCGCTTTGCGTTCTCGTTCTGGCAACGAAATAGGCATTAGTATCGTCACTTATAGCGATCGCAAAAAAATACTTTTGCAAGAGGTCTAA
- a CDS encoding RAMP superfamily CRISPR-associated protein yields the protein MNSLAQQLQKAFDQKDIKIDIPEPEMEIETDPKLVPMMYRAQIYGRCGLQYGKNNQDLRDWAEQWIYPQENKQPLYQHPEPKLGLDGSIYRLKLTFPFRVFSNCGQDSIARPVMGKDGIPFIPGSSIKGLFRRLLLRDTLSPESKKIVEEYFAEDKPEILRFHGAYPIGDWGKTIPEQELQQNQKEKVPYLLVDVVHPQQTRQVEGNGSPKAIPIISFYNPTFIFELSCTKKLSAEKWEKIGGLLKTALQPGLGGKTSSGYGLFTFPQNKYPVSIRLKGTGVSSTLRGGKPEFRPNMFKATLRGHVSRLLAGVCSDKYLVNQKVDELFGSNTSPGLANIFWNYKEENLRREKIGKEQTPVYEIKGDLYLDVRERDFKEIKDDKKRQEAQKNARINDLKLLQYALQFTYTMGGIGKSWRRVWHHQGIAGWHPGFMSYETRAIGCHWQGEWNHKFKYIPDQISSAEKLTIFLSNLHQFCRKYMGQNVSGYLTNWKEAWHPDRLQIYAQVVDKHPDRLQIYAQVVDKSHFIELFHNDIFQTTPAIGGRQPNDDQPTFFSSVWHRMLPIEGNNKYLEIMTVFTSKESDWNREANDGEKVNQLAPFIKAIKNPKVAENKGLTKLTWGN from the coding sequence ATGAATTCTCTTGCTCAACAACTTCAAAAAGCATTCGATCAGAAAGATATCAAAATAGATATTCCAGAACCAGAAATGGAAATAGAAACCGATCCTAAACTAGTACCAATGATGTATCGCGCTCAAATTTATGGACGGTGTGGTTTACAGTATGGCAAAAATAATCAAGATTTAAGAGATTGGGCAGAACAATGGATATATCCCCAAGAAAATAAGCAACCTTTATATCAACATCCAGAACCAAAATTAGGACTAGATGGTTCAATTTATCGCCTTAAACTAACATTTCCATTTCGGGTTTTTAGCAACTGCGGACAAGACAGTATTGCTCGTCCGGTGATGGGTAAAGATGGTATTCCCTTTATTCCTGGTAGTAGTATCAAAGGCTTATTCCGTCGTTTGCTTTTGCGTGATACATTAAGTCCTGAATCCAAAAAAATAGTCGAAGAATATTTTGCAGAAGATAAACCAGAAATTCTTCGCTTTCATGGTGCTTATCCAATAGGTGATTGGGGAAAAACAATACCCGAACAAGAATTACAACAAAATCAAAAAGAAAAAGTACCTTATCTTTTAGTAGATGTTGTTCATCCGCAACAAACTCGTCAAGTTGAAGGAAATGGTTCGCCTAAAGCTATTCCTATTATCAGTTTCTATAATCCTACTTTTATCTTTGAATTAAGCTGCACCAAAAAACTATCAGCAGAAAAATGGGAAAAAATCGGCGGTTTACTCAAAACAGCTTTGCAACCAGGATTAGGAGGTAAAACCAGTTCTGGTTATGGTTTGTTTACTTTCCCTCAAAATAAATATCCTGTATCAATTAGGCTCAAAGGTACTGGAGTCAGTTCAACTTTGCGAGGAGGTAAGCCAGAATTTCGTCCTAATATGTTTAAAGCAACACTTCGGGGTCATGTCAGTAGATTACTCGCAGGTGTTTGTAGTGATAAGTATCTGGTCAATCAAAAAGTTGACGAATTATTTGGTAGTAATACCAGTCCTGGTTTGGCTAATATCTTCTGGAATTATAAAGAGGAAAATCTACGGCGCGAAAAAATAGGAAAGGAACAAACACCAGTTTATGAAATCAAAGGAGATTTATATTTAGATGTCAGAGAAAGAGATTTTAAAGAGATTAAAGACGATAAAAAAAGACAAGAAGCCCAAAAAAATGCAAGAATAAATGACCTGAAATTACTACAATATGCTCTACAGTTTACCTATACTATGGGCGGTATTGGCAAATCTTGGCGCAGAGTTTGGCATCATCAAGGAATTGCTGGTTGGCATCCAGGTTTTATGAGTTATGAAACTAGAGCGATCGGTTGTCATTGGCAAGGAGAATGGAATCATAAATTTAAATATATACCCGATCAAATTTCTAGTGCCGAAAAACTAACTATCTTTTTAAGCAATTTACATCAGTTTTGCCGAAAATATATGGGACAAAATGTTTCTGGTTATTTAACAAATTGGAAAGAAGCTTGGCATCCCGATCGCCTACAAATATACGCACAAGTAGTAGATAAACATCCCGATCGCCTACAAATATACGCACAAGTAGTAGATAAATCTCATTTTATCGAATTATTTCATAACGATATTTTTCAAACTACTCCAGCCATAGGAGGTAGACAACCAAACGACGATCAACCTACATTTTTCAGTTCTGTCTGGCATCGAATGTTACCGATAGAAGGAAACAATAAGTATTTAGAAATTATGACTGTATTTACCAGTAAAGAATCTGACTGGAACAGAGAAGCTAATGATGGCGAGAAAGTAAACCAGCTTGCACCTTTTATTAAAGCAATAAAAAACCCAAAAGTAGCAGAAAATAAAGGTTTAACCAAACTTACATGGGGAAATTAA
- a CDS encoding helicase C-terminal domain-containing protein, giving the protein MAIEAEVHSSLLSLLRLGKNQALGIATNWQHHLTMGRLVARALRLERSALIQTALKSDRLQVPYRLSYLTPALLWKSAVILVVTESIQEQILQVEIPYLQAWLKTDKEIVVGFPSTALSKTCFPNPDFSGLLLVSPQSWLAAQLEPLAQFPTGIPTLIDGADRLQTWIDEALTVAIHPKDWSTLMQQYPESGELIRDVRVALTKAVFSHPPNPYESYLVTEAEQAGLRHLIDSLGLGDISGSVWQKFALPTTQPVVWAKIERSLGLFSLFSIPVTIADRLAPIWNRQPVVLVGGAVELDPQAPIYRSQLGLGELTCLKFSRDRQTELIELYIPKRFPLPNTPQYQTALIQQISLLLKVCWQKDTLAVIIIGDSPLKTQVAAFLASEFGSQVQLEKVSPSWAGILVSGWKFWQQEQDRLPPPHLMIIATLPIPSVESPLVAGRVAHYKHQRQDWFRLYLLPAALRELQRAIAPVRERQGVVALLDSRVNYRSYGQDVLAALSPYNRINYPDRSWFT; this is encoded by the coding sequence TTGGCGATCGAAGCAGAAGTTCATTCATCTCTACTTTCTCTACTGCGCTTGGGAAAAAACCAAGCACTAGGAATAGCGACTAATTGGCAGCATCATTTAACTATGGGGCGCTTAGTGGCTAGAGCGTTGCGTTTAGAGCGTTCGGCGTTGATTCAAACCGCACTGAAGAGCGATCGCCTCCAGGTTCCTTATCGTCTCAGTTATTTGACTCCGGCTCTACTGTGGAAGTCAGCCGTAATTTTGGTAGTTACAGAGTCAATTCAAGAGCAGATTTTACAGGTAGAAATTCCTTATCTACAAGCTTGGCTGAAAACAGATAAAGAGATCGTTGTAGGTTTCCCTTCGACTGCGCTCAGTAAAACCTGCTTTCCCAATCCTGATTTTAGTGGTTTGCTCCTAGTTTCTCCCCAGTCTTGGTTAGCTGCTCAACTCGAACCTTTAGCGCAATTTCCTACAGGAATTCCTACTTTAATTGATGGCGCAGATCGCCTCCAAACTTGGATAGATGAAGCTTTAACCGTCGCTATCCATCCTAAAGATTGGTCAACATTAATGCAGCAATACCCTGAATCAGGAGAATTAATTAGAGATGTAAGAGTAGCTCTCACTAAAGCTGTTTTTTCCCATCCTCCTAATCCTTATGAGAGTTACCTAGTTACAGAAGCAGAACAAGCTGGTTTACGACATTTAATCGATTCATTGGGACTTGGGGATATTTCCGGTTCTGTATGGCAAAAGTTCGCTTTGCCAACAACTCAACCAGTCGTTTGGGCAAAAATTGAGCGATCGCTTGGTTTATTTTCTCTATTCTCTATTCCAGTCACCATAGCCGATCGCCTTGCTCCTATCTGGAACCGACAACCAGTGGTTTTAGTAGGTGGTGCGGTGGAATTAGACCCCCAAGCGCCAATTTATCGCAGCCAGTTAGGATTAGGAGAACTAACGTGTTTAAAATTTTCGCGCGATCGCCAAACCGAACTAATCGAACTATACATCCCCAAACGATTTCCTTTACCCAACACTCCTCAATACCAAACAGCTTTAATCCAACAAATTAGCTTATTATTAAAGGTTTGCTGGCAAAAAGATACATTAGCAGTGATTATTATTGGAGATTCGCCCCTAAAAACTCAAGTTGCTGCCTTTTTAGCCTCTGAATTTGGCTCTCAAGTCCAATTAGAGAAAGTTTCCCCAAGCTGGGCTGGGATTCTAGTTTCTGGGTGGAAATTTTGGCAGCAAGAGCAAGATCGTCTTCCCCCTCCCCATTTAATGATTATTGCGACTTTACCCATTCCTTCTGTCGAATCTCCCCTGGTAGCAGGTAGAGTCGCTCATTATAAGCATCAGCGTCAAGACTGGTTTAGGCTATATCTGCTACCTGCGGCTTTAAGAGAACTACAACGAGCGATCGCACCCGTCAGAGAACGTCAAGGCGTAGTCGCACTGTTAGACAGTCGCGTCAATTATCGCAGTTACGGACAAGATGTACTAGCCGCCTTGAGTCCCTATAATCGCATTAATTACCCCGATCGCAGTTGGTTTACCTAG
- a CDS encoding DUF2839 domain-containing protein yields MGESKRRKETLGDKYGQETRIVSWIPLTNSQAEQFVKLTTRGAWGGIILLILGWVTIRFIGPALGWWEVN; encoded by the coding sequence ATGGGTGAATCTAAACGACGCAAGGAAACATTAGGCGACAAATACGGTCAGGAGACTCGCATAGTTTCTTGGATACCTTTAACTAACTCTCAAGCGGAACAATTTGTCAAGTTGACCACTCGTGGTGCTTGGGGGGGTATTATTCTCTTAATACTTGGTTGGGTGACTATTCGTTTTATCGGACCTGCTTTGGGCTGGTGGGAAGTTAACTAA
- a CDS encoding DUF1815 family protein, whose product MFIRLAEQHRQLVKDLVMNLQALATVLENRGYLASCYTCGNQMNSASFMVSLAENHLIRFLVSDYGITWTEMRDDRELMKLEGAEAINQLQDLANLVKYQFQAGSILSPTFVVS is encoded by the coding sequence GTGTTTATACGACTTGCCGAGCAACACCGTCAACTAGTCAAAGACTTGGTGATGAATCTCCAAGCTTTAGCGACTGTTTTAGAAAATCGAGGCTATCTGGCTTCTTGCTACACCTGTGGCAATCAGATGAATAGTGCTTCTTTTATGGTAAGTTTGGCGGAGAATCATCTGATTCGGTTTTTGGTTTCTGACTATGGGATCACATGGACAGAAATGCGCGACGATCGCGAATTGATGAAACTAGAAGGTGCAGAAGCCATTAACCAGCTACAAGATTTAGCTAATTTAGTGAAGTATCAATTTCAAGCTGGTAGTATCTTGTCTCCCACATTTGTGGTTTCATAA